One stretch of candidate division WOR-3 bacterium DNA includes these proteins:
- the murD gene encoding UDP-N-acetylmuramoyl-L-alanine--D-glutamate ligase, translating into MKVLLLGLGRANLNVARFLLERGDEIYIYEENLNGLSGESKMLIDSGGVKEYQDLNYDLVICSPGFPDSKPILQNIRAKGFDIIDETEFTYNNLVNPEVIAVTGTNGKSTTAALISSILSKAGIRNFLGGNIAPGKPFSSALFEKPYDYYIIEMSSFQLMRIKKFRPRIAILTNITVDHLNWHQDLNEYINAKKRIFMNQNKEDFAILNYDDEKVRSIQGEISARTIFFGTKCNNGAWLNGVLHFQNDEIIHTDEITLLGFHNRMNVLAAIAVAKVLNIPNEDIKMGIKNFKSLPHRLEDMGVINGIRYINNSMSTNEASAIASFLAVPGNKIVIVGGRAKGDRCENYLKLLADNAKAVVILGENAEDIAEFFDNIQYKNYIIATNMDEAIAGARKFAREGEIIMLNPGFASFGHFRDFQERGEAFKNGVLKH; encoded by the coding sequence ATGAAGGTACTACTTTTGGGACTTGGTCGTGCTAACCTTAATGTAGCACGATTTCTATTGGAAAGAGGTGATGAAATATATATTTACGAAGAGAATTTAAACGGTTTAAGTGGAGAGTCTAAGATGCTTATTGATAGCGGTGGGGTAAAGGAATATCAGGATTTAAACTATGATCTTGTTATATGTTCACCTGGTTTCCCTGATTCTAAACCAATTCTTCAGAATATTCGTGCAAAAGGATTTGATATAATTGATGAAACTGAATTTACCTACAATAATTTGGTCAATCCAGAGGTCATTGCTGTTACAGGAACAAATGGTAAAAGCACAACTGCTGCATTGATAAGCAGTATCTTAAGCAAAGCAGGAATAAGGAATTTCTTGGGCGGGAATATTGCGCCGGGAAAACCTTTTTCTTCAGCACTGTTTGAAAAACCATATGATTATTATATCATTGAAATGTCTTCTTTTCAGTTGATGCGAATAAAAAAATTTCGTCCGCGCATTGCCATTTTGACAAATATCACTGTTGACCATTTAAACTGGCACCAAGATTTAAACGAATATATAAATGCCAAAAAAAGAATTTTTATGAATCAGAACAAAGAAGATTTTGCGATATTGAATTATGATGATGAAAAAGTCCGTTCAATACAGGGGGAAATAAGTGCCCGTACCATATTTTTCGGAACTAAATGCAATAATGGAGCATGGTTAAATGGTGTGCTCCATTTTCAGAATGATGAGATAATCCATACTGATGAGATAACACTTTTAGGATTCCACAATCGGATGAATGTACTAGCGGCAATTGCTGTTGCCAAGGTATTGAATATTCCTAATGAAGATATAAAAATGGGTATCAAAAATTTCAAGTCCCTTCCTCATCGACTTGAAGATATGGGTGTGATTAATGGTATTCGTTATATCAACAATTCTATGAGCACAAACGAGGCATCCGCAATTGCTTCGTTCCTGGCAGTTCCCGGGAATAAAATTGTTATTGTTGGGGGAAGGGCAAAGGGAGATCGGTGCGAAAATTATTTAAAACTATTAGCCGATAATGCTAAGGCGGTTGTTATACTTGGTGAAAATGCAGAAGATATCGCCGAATTTTTTGATAATATACAATATAAAAATTACATTATTGCCACAAACATGGATGAGGCTATAGCCGGTGCGAGAAAATTTGCCCGTGAGGGTGAAATTATAATGCTGAATCCTGGTTTTGCATCCTTCGGTCATTTTAGAGATTTTCAGGAAAGAGGAGAGGCATTTAAAAATGGCGTCCTCAAACATTGA
- a CDS encoding glycosyltransferase produces the protein MGKFLIIISGIGTGGHYFPALVVAEEFTKNNIETIFLVRKGFPEDEMAHKYGLKTFYIEPKPYFGKSIWNKLIALWTIFKSVLLLNKITKNCAGISFGGFGSLPLILSCMINRQKFFLFDPNCIPGRTTRMFARFAKKVFVGLPNAKKLKGNILFTGIPVRQEFKRSVNTKNVSGKKTILFMGGSQGAKRLNEIAIKFQRILPQEYRIIIISGRRDFEWVNKEKDFRTEVIPFTTEPWNLIAQADVVISRAGALSGYELLTMKKSVIFIPFPYAVDNHQYYNAEFFAKMPNVKMILEKELNEKNLFEMVNNLLQIRQTDTTQEIKMIFDAEKIIVNTVLQELR, from the coding sequence ATGGGTAAATTTCTTATAATTATATCAGGAATTGGAACCGGTGGACATTATTTTCCGGCACTGGTTGTGGCAGAGGAATTTACGAAAAACAATATAGAGACAATATTTTTGGTGCGTAAAGGATTTCCTGAAGATGAGATGGCGCACAAATATGGTCTGAAAACTTTTTACATTGAACCTAAGCCATATTTCGGCAAATCAATATGGAATAAATTAATTGCCCTGTGGACGATTTTTAAATCTGTGCTCTTATTGAACAAAATAACAAAAAATTGTGCGGGTATTTCATTCGGTGGATTTGGTTCACTGCCTCTGATTTTATCCTGTATGATAAATCGTCAGAAATTTTTCTTATTTGACCCGAATTGTATTCCGGGTAGAACGACAAGAATGTTTGCAAGATTTGCAAAAAAGGTATTTGTTGGATTGCCAAATGCTAAAAAACTTAAAGGGAATATTTTATTTACTGGTATTCCCGTAAGACAGGAATTCAAAAGATCTGTTAACACGAAAAATGTCTCTGGGAAAAAGACAATACTCTTTATGGGCGGCAGCCAGGGTGCAAAAAGACTAAATGAAATTGCAATAAAATTCCAGCGGATATTACCTCAAGAGTACCGGATAATTATAATCAGTGGCAGGAGAGATTTTGAATGGGTAAATAAAGAAAAGGATTTTAGAACCGAAGTTATTCCCTTCACCACAGAACCCTGGAATTTAATTGCTCAGGCTGATGTTGTTATTTCCCGTGCCGGTGCCCTCAGTGGTTATGAACTTTTAACAATGAAAAAGTCAGTGATATTTATTCCTTTTCCATACGCAGTTGATAATCATCAATATTATAACGCAGAATTTTTTGCGAAGATGCCAAATGTAAAAATGATTCTGGAGAAAGAACTCAATGAAAAAAATCTTTTTGAAATGGTGAATAATTTGTTACAAATAAGACAAACCGATACAACGCAAGAAATTAAGATGATATTTGATGCCGAAAAAATTATTGTTAATACCGTGCTCCAGGAGTTGAGATGA
- the mraY gene encoding phospho-N-acetylmuramoyl-pentapeptide-transferase encodes MLYLLLYPLKEVFGPFRLFGYITFRAAYAAVLAILIVLLVGNRFTNYLKNKSITQRIREETPKHHKAKEGTPSMGGLLILIALLISTLLFADLSNPNIIILIIATIWFGTLGFVDDYIKIFKKKPRGLSIKAKLLFQIIFGIALGIYLYFYGPEGYATKTNLLFLKNYVVNFGIFYPLFVALVTVGTSNGVNLTDGLDGLAIGLLGISALAYAALSYASGHVGISNYLNIIFIKNGGEVTVFCAAIVGAGLGFLWFNAYPAQIFMGDTGSLSLGAILGTVAILIKQEFLLVFIGGVFVVEVISVLLQIIYFRRTKGKRLFLMAPLHHHYELKGLAEPKIVVRFWIVGIIFLMIALSTLKIR; translated from the coding sequence ATGCTTTACTTACTTTTATATCCATTGAAAGAAGTTTTTGGTCCGTTTAGATTGTTCGGCTATATTACATTCCGTGCTGCCTATGCAGCAGTCCTTGCGATATTGATTGTTCTTCTGGTGGGAAATCGTTTCACAAATTACCTAAAGAATAAATCTATTACTCAGAGAATAAGAGAAGAAACACCCAAACATCACAAGGCGAAAGAAGGAACTCCATCAATGGGTGGTTTACTCATTCTAATCGCACTTTTAATTTCAACTCTTTTATTTGCCGATCTGAGTAATCCCAATATTATCATTTTGATAATCGCCACAATCTGGTTCGGGACACTTGGTTTTGTAGATGATTATATAAAAATTTTTAAAAAGAAGCCCAGGGGACTATCTATAAAGGCAAAACTTTTATTTCAAATTATTTTTGGCATCGCTCTTGGTATATATTTATACTTTTATGGTCCGGAAGGATATGCGACAAAGACAAATCTATTGTTCTTAAAAAATTATGTAGTAAATTTTGGAATATTTTATCCATTGTTTGTCGCATTGGTTACTGTGGGTACATCAAATGGGGTAAATCTGACAGACGGGCTTGATGGATTGGCAATTGGACTTTTGGGGATCAGCGCATTGGCGTATGCGGCGTTATCTTACGCGAGCGGTCACGTTGGAATAAGTAATTATCTCAATATAATTTTCATTAAGAATGGTGGGGAGGTAACGGTATTCTGTGCTGCAATTGTTGGAGCCGGACTTGGTTTTTTGTGGTTCAATGCATATCCTGCACAGATTTTTATGGGTGATACCGGTTCGCTCAGCCTTGGTGCCATACTGGGCACAGTAGCAATCTTAATCAAACAGGAATTTTTGCTTGTTTTCATCGGCGGAGTGTTTGTTGTTGAGGTAATATCGGTATTACTCCAGATTATTTATTTCCGCAGAACAAAAGGAAAAAGATTGTTTTTGATGGCGCCACTCCATCACCATTACGAATTAAAGGGACTTGCTGAACCGAAAATCGTTGTTCGTTTTTGGATTGTCGGCATAATCTTTTTGATGATTGCCCTTTCTACATTGAAAATAAGATGA
- the murC gene encoding UDP-N-acetylmuramate--L-alanine ligase, with translation MKKILGRTSHIHFVGIGGIGMSGLALICQNLGFKISGSDIKRSTVIDGLKKSGIKVKLGHRKENIKGADVIVYSTAIKEDNCEIVEARRLDIPVIHRSELLAELTRIKNSICISGTHGKTTTSSMVGEVLERAGLKPTTVIGGIVKGKSQARYGRGDYLVCEADESDKSFLRLMPAYAVITNIEPEHLEYYKDLREIEDNFVYFANHVPFWGCVFLCADSPSNLNIRSRVKRRVILYGFNEVAHLRAYDLERVNFGTSFKVSWNDKFLGIFEINVPGRHNVVNSLASIGVGLELGIEVPKIKNALKKFKGVHRRIELRGKVNRVMIFEDYGHHPTEISVTLQTLKEYFPDKRIISVFQPHRYTRTYYLFDQFSRAFIFANIVIVTEIYSAHEIPIPGINGEALARRIGKEQENVYFIDSFGRIVNYLKQIAQPGDIIVVQGAGDINRIIPLLLKELA, from the coding sequence ATGAAAAAGATTTTAGGAAGGACAAGCCATATCCATTTTGTCGGAATAGGCGGTATCGGTATGAGCGGGCTGGCATTAATATGCCAAAATCTTGGATTTAAAATATCGGGTTCTGATATTAAACGTTCAACGGTAATTGATGGGTTAAAGAAATCGGGAATAAAGGTTAAATTGGGACACAGAAAAGAAAATATAAAAGGAGCAGATGTAATTGTTTACTCAACAGCAATAAAAGAAGATAATTGCGAAATCGTGGAGGCGAGGAGGTTAGATATTCCGGTAATACACAGAAGTGAACTTCTTGCTGAATTGACGAGGATTAAAAACTCAATCTGTATTTCTGGAACGCACGGAAAAACTACAACTTCATCTATGGTGGGTGAGGTTTTAGAGAGGGCCGGTTTAAAACCAACAACGGTCATTGGTGGCATTGTAAAAGGAAAAAGTCAGGCAAGGTATGGAAGAGGCGACTATCTGGTGTGTGAGGCAGATGAATCTGATAAATCTTTTCTACGGCTTATGCCCGCGTATGCAGTTATAACCAATATTGAGCCAGAACACTTAGAATATTATAAAGATTTAAGAGAAATAGAAGATAATTTTGTGTATTTCGCAAATCATGTACCATTCTGGGGTTGTGTATTTTTATGTGCTGATTCACCGAGTAATTTGAACATCAGGAGTCGTGTAAAAAGAAGAGTAATTTTGTACGGATTTAATGAAGTTGCCCATTTACGGGCGTACGACCTTGAGAGGGTTAATTTTGGCACAAGTTTTAAGGTTTCCTGGAATGATAAGTTTCTTGGAATTTTTGAAATTAATGTTCCCGGCAGGCATAATGTTGTAAATAGTCTTGCATCTATTGGCGTTGGCTTGGAATTAGGGATTGAAGTTCCAAAAATTAAAAATGCCCTGAAAAAATTCAAAGGTGTTCATAGAAGAATAGAACTTCGTGGAAAAGTTAATCGGGTTATGATATTTGAGGATTATGGACATCATCCAACTGAAATAAGTGTGACACTTCAGACACTTAAGGAATATTTCCCGGATAAAAGAATAATTTCTGTATTTCAACCCCATCGTTATACAAGAACATATTATCTGTTTGACCAGTTCAGCAGGGCGTTTATATTTGCAAATATTGTAATCGTGACTGAGATATATTCTGCTCATGAAATACCAATTCCGGGAATCAATGGTGAAGCCCTTGCACGTAGAATAGGTAAAGAACAAGAAAATGTATATTTTATTGATTCCTTTGGCAGGATTGTAAATTATTTAAAACAGATTGCCCAGCCCGGAGATATCATTGTTGTGCAGGGTGCTGGTGATATTAATCGTATTATACCTTTGTTATTAAAGGAATTGGCATGA
- a CDS encoding FtsW/RodA/SpoVE family cell cycle protein, translating into MASSNIDHTLLITLIILILLGSVFVFSSSYYQAMREGENTLYYLIGHIKRLLIATIFFFAGMFIPYEKLRKLILPTFFFILFVLIFTLIIGKVQYGAKRSILISSFGIQISEFVRVWLVLFLANFFANHPDTANTKGGILVATFLPLLLIILVAVQPSISVAIITFVALISMLIYSEAKIRVLTPIFLIGICLFIIAVFVFPHVRVRLFSFISHPTYQVQQSLLAIGGGGPLGRGIGAGIQKFLFLPRIHNDFIFAHIAEELGFIGTLIIFLLYWEIFLRGLSIAQSVNDEFARLVVMGLNTTIFVIFLIHVGVSIGLLPPTGIPLPFISYGGWSLCANLFSMGLILQISRMR; encoded by the coding sequence ATGGCGTCCTCAAACATTGACCATACACTTTTGATTACCCTTATAATCCTAATACTACTTGGTTCTGTTTTTGTATTTTCTTCTTCTTATTATCAGGCAATGCGTGAAGGAGAAAATACCCTTTATTATTTAATTGGGCATATCAAAAGGCTTTTGATTGCGACCATATTTTTCTTCGCCGGAATGTTTATCCCTTACGAAAAATTGAGAAAATTGATATTACCGACTTTCTTTTTTATACTTTTTGTTTTAATATTTACACTTATTATAGGGAAGGTTCAATATGGAGCAAAGCGCAGTATTTTGATATCTTCGTTTGGAATTCAAATATCAGAGTTTGTGAGGGTTTGGCTTGTTTTATTTCTTGCTAACTTTTTCGCAAATCATCCTGATACAGCAAATACTAAGGGAGGAATTTTGGTCGCAACTTTTCTGCCCCTACTATTAATAATTCTGGTTGCAGTTCAGCCATCAATTTCAGTTGCAATCATTACTTTTGTAGCCTTGATAAGTATGTTAATTTATAGTGAAGCAAAGATTAGGGTTTTAACACCAATCTTTTTAATAGGAATATGTCTTTTTATAATTGCGGTGTTTGTCTTCCCTCATGTCCGGGTAAGGTTATTCAGCTTTATATCACATCCTACATATCAGGTACAGCAGTCACTACTTGCCATAGGGGGAGGTGGTCCATTGGGGAGGGGTATCGGTGCTGGAATACAGAAATTTCTATTCCTGCCGCGCATTCACAATGACTTTATCTTTGCCCATATTGCTGAAGAATTGGGTTTTATCGGGACATTAATTATATTCCTTCTTTACTGGGAAATATTTTTAAGGGGACTATCAATTGCTCAGTCTGTGAATGATGAATTTGCGCGGCTTGTTGTTATGGGATTGAATACTACAATATTTGTGATTTTTCTTATTCATGTTGGGGTAAGTATAGGTTTATTGCCGCCAACCGGTATCCCACTTCCATTTATTTCTTATGGTGGATGGTCACTCTGTGCGAATCTTTTTTCAATGGGGCTGATTCTCCAGATATCAAGGATGAGGTAG
- the ftsA gene encoding cell division protein FtsA, giving the protein MAKKDRIVGVDLGTTKVAAIIAEVEDNELKIVGVGSTPSYGMKRGVIVNLEKAITSIKKAIEEASKMAGVKVDSCYAGISGSHIESINAHAMIATSRTGGIITKRDIERVIEQAKAIILPMDREIIHAIPIEYIVDNERGIKDPIGMSGVKLEAEVHIVTAAIASAQNIYTALHRAGLKVKDLVLQPLASSYAVLQPDELDLGVCLLDIGGGTTDLAIFYDGSIRYSQVIPLGGEYITNDIAIGIRTPHNQAEAIKKKYATLTLREEEKQEEIKVPGIGGREDRVITKETLYNIISPRVEEILMIANREIKKSGFSDVLGAGVVITGGTARLGSLDRFAEEIFNLPVKIGIPRKIGGLTDIILDPIYATGVGLILYGFEKKNVSLIQREKGMSIIEAIKKRFEDLFNKYF; this is encoded by the coding sequence ATGGCAAAAAAAGATAGAATCGTAGGCGTTGATTTGGGTACAACTAAGGTGGCGGCAATCATTGCTGAGGTTGAAGACAATGAATTGAAGATAGTGGGGGTTGGTTCAACACCATCCTATGGTATGAAAAGGGGCGTTATCGTAAACTTAGAAAAGGCAATAACATCAATTAAGAAGGCAATTGAAGAGGCTTCAAAAATGGCGGGTGTTAAGGTTGACTCTTGTTATGCTGGTATCTCAGGTTCTCACATTGAGAGTATTAATGCACACGCAATGATTGCCACATCAAGAACCGGGGGAATAATCACCAAGCGTGATATTGAACGGGTCATCGAGCAGGCAAAGGCAATAATTCTGCCGATGGACCGCGAGATAATTCACGCAATTCCCATTGAATATATTGTAGATAATGAAAGAGGAATAAAGGATCCTATCGGAATGAGTGGTGTAAAACTTGAGGCGGAAGTGCATATTGTAACCGCCGCGATTGCTTCGGCACAGAATATTTATACTGCACTCCATCGTGCGGGATTGAAGGTTAAAGACCTCGTACTACAGCCACTGGCATCTTCATATGCTGTGCTCCAGCCTGATGAACTTGACTTGGGTGTATGTTTGCTTGATATTGGCGGCGGAACTACTGACCTGGCGATATTCTATGATGGTTCAATCCGCTATTCACAGGTAATTCCTTTAGGGGGTGAGTATATCACGAATGATATCGCAATAGGAATAAGAACTCCCCACAATCAGGCTGAAGCAATAAAGAAAAAATATGCAACACTGACATTAAGAGAAGAAGAAAAACAGGAAGAAATAAAAGTGCCTGGCATCGGTGGACGAGAGGATAGGGTTATAACCAAAGAAACATTGTATAATATTATTAGTCCGCGAGTAGAAGAAATTCTAATGATTGCAAATCGTGAGATTAAAAAGAGTGGATTTTCTGATGTCCTTGGTGCAGGTGTTGTCATTACAGGAGGCACGGCAAGACTTGGCAGTCTTGACCGATTTGCTGAAGAAATTTTCAATCTACCGGTTAAGATTGGAATACCAAGAAAGATCGGCGGTCTTACCGATATCATTCTTGACCCAATTTACGCCACCGGTGTCGGGCTGATACTCTATGGTTTTGAAAAGAAGAATGTCTCACTCATTCAGCGCGAAAAAGGTATGAGTATCATTGAGGCAATTAAAAAAAGGTTTGAGGACCTGTTTAACAAATATTTTTGA
- the murF gene encoding UDP-N-acetylmuramoyl-tripeptide--D-alanyl-D-alanine ligase, whose amino-acid sequence MYYEITLDKAVKIMHGGYKNNNNELIRGVNIDSRTIKPGELFFALKGENTDGHNYTKEALNKGAVGIVVQNRTGTSNEILVNDTLFALGELARYYRNNFNLPIIAITGTNGKTTVKNLIAGILSTRFKVLWTKKSYNSLIGLPLMLFEISGDEDYAVLEMGTSNSGEIKRLCEIAHPHIGIITNIGPGHLKGLGSIEGIRKEKLTLIESLPANGKGFIGPGVNEIKKNNVLQFSFDDIKELKITEYGSSFVYKNIEFSTSLLGLNNVYNCFIAIRVTEELGIDTENQRIAIKKIAPEKGRMEPIRIDNLLIINDTYNANPVSMKSAIDFIGHLKRKKILILGDMLELGDETEKYHNEIGIYAREQCDNLLTFGTQAKIYGGMHFDDKDELVGYLFKILKGDEVILVKASRAMKFEEIVKKILRRL is encoded by the coding sequence ATGTATTATGAAATAACTTTAGACAAAGCAGTGAAAATAATGCACGGTGGATATAAAAATAATAATAATGAATTAATCAGGGGTGTGAATATTGATTCACGGACAATCAAACCCGGTGAATTGTTTTTTGCATTGAAGGGGGAAAATACTGATGGCCATAATTACACAAAAGAGGCGTTAAATAAAGGTGCGGTCGGTATTGTTGTCCAGAACAGAACCGGTACTTCAAATGAAATTTTAGTAAATGATACCCTTTTTGCATTGGGCGAACTTGCCCGTTATTACCGAAATAATTTTAATTTGCCAATCATTGCCATTACCGGTACAAATGGAAAGACTACAGTAAAAAATTTGATTGCCGGTATATTGTCTACAAGATTTAAGGTGCTATGGACAAAGAAGAGTTATAATTCCCTTATTGGGCTGCCATTAATGCTCTTTGAAATTTCTGGTGATGAAGATTATGCGGTTCTTGAAATGGGGACGAGTAATTCCGGAGAGATAAAAAGACTTTGTGAAATCGCCCATCCTCATATAGGAATAATTACTAATATCGGCCCGGGTCATCTTAAGGGACTCGGATCGATTGAGGGTATTAGAAAAGAAAAACTTACATTAATTGAATCTTTGCCCGCCAATGGGAAGGGTTTTATTGGACCGGGTGTAAATGAGATAAAAAAGAACAATGTTTTACAATTTTCTTTTGATGATATAAAGGAGCTTAAAATAACTGAATATGGTTCATCCTTTGTTTACAAAAACATTGAATTCTCCACATCCCTTCTCGGTTTAAATAATGTTTATAATTGTTTTATTGCAATCAGGGTTACAGAAGAATTAGGAATTGACACAGAAAATCAAAGAATCGCAATAAAGAAGATAGCACCTGAGAAAGGGCGAATGGAACCAATAAGAATAGACAACTTGCTCATAATTAACGATACTTATAATGCAAATCCGGTTTCTATGAAATCAGCAATAGATTTTATTGGTCATTTAAAACGAAAGAAGATTTTAATACTCGGTGATATGCTTGAGTTAGGAGATGAGACAGAAAAATATCATAATGAAATTGGCATCTACGCCAGAGAACAGTGTGATAACCTTCTGACTTTTGGTACGCAGGCAAAAATTTATGGTGGTATGCATTTTGATGACAAGGATGAACTTGTCGGTTACCTGTTCAAAATTCTAAAGGGTGATGAAGTCATTCTCGTCAAGGCTTCAAGGGCAATGAAATTTGAAGAAATTGTAAAAAAGATATTGAGGAGATTATAA
- the murB gene encoding UDP-N-acetylmuramate dehydrogenase, which translates to MKRILKGMRGIKVFKNEPLKDYCSLRIGGKVRYLIKVYNKKALLETLEFIKKRRLKFLVIGEGTNILFPDEGYNGVIIKLMGEFRKIKRTKNIFLCGGGVLIKNFINRAVESGYGGMEFLAGIPGSIGGAVKGNAGAFGKAISEILSRVTLLDLKGEIKMINRDKIKFDYRFSNIPDNAIIIESEFKLKKAEKKIIKRRIAEILRMRWQRQPRGLSAGSFFKNPRPLSAGKLIEECGLKGFRVGDATISKKHANFIINLGRAKAKDVLKLVRIVKKKVKEIKGVELEPEVRIIK; encoded by the coding sequence ATGAAGAGAATCTTGAAAGGAATGAGAGGAATAAAAGTTTTCAAAAATGAGCCACTTAAGGATTATTGTTCATTACGCATTGGGGGCAAAGTTCGTTATTTAATAAAGGTTTATAATAAAAAGGCATTGTTAGAGACATTGGAGTTTATAAAAAAACGGCGATTAAAATTTTTGGTTATTGGTGAAGGAACTAATATATTATTTCCAGATGAAGGTTATAATGGTGTCATTATTAAGCTTATGGGTGAATTCAGAAAGATAAAAAGAACAAAAAATATCTTTTTATGCGGAGGAGGTGTATTAATAAAAAATTTTATAAATAGAGCAGTTGAATCGGGATATGGTGGTATGGAATTTCTTGCTGGTATTCCAGGTTCAATTGGTGGTGCGGTAAAAGGAAATGCTGGTGCATTTGGAAAGGCTATTTCCGAGATTCTTAGCCGGGTGACTTTGCTTGATTTGAAGGGAGAAATTAAAATGATAAATCGCGATAAGATTAAATTTGATTATCGGTTCTCCAACATTCCTGATAATGCTATTATTATTGAATCCGAATTTAAATTAAAAAAGGCTGAGAAAAAAATTATAAAAAGAAGGATTGCAGAAATTTTGCGAATGCGCTGGCAAAGACAACCCAGGGGATTATCAGCCGGTTCGTTTTTTAAGAATCCAAGGCCCCTGAGTGCAGGAAAGTTAATAGAAGAGTGTGGCTTGAAAGGATTCCGGGTTGGTGATGCTACAATCAGTAAAAAACATGCTAATTTTATCATTAATCTGGGCAGGGCAAAGGCGAAAGATGTGTTAAAACTCGTAAGGATTGTGAAAAAGAAGGTGAAGGAAATAAAGGGTGTTGAACTTGAGCCCGAGGTGAGGATTATAAAATGA
- a CDS encoding UDP-N-acetylmuramoyl-L-alanyl-D-glutamate--2,6-diaminopimelate ligase: MRLSELVAGLNCRIYNFKDIKIESLEFDSRRVKPGTLFIALKGNKYDGHKFIKQVEELGAVALATQEKVDSPLPQIVFDDTRKYMGRIAKNFYGNFPTIKIIGVTGTNGKTTTTFLIHSILKKAGFEPGLIGTIFYIGKNKIKADRTTPESLEIFKLIDNFQKDGAKSVVMEVSSHALALKRVEELRFYIAIFTNLSQDHLDFHKTIEDYKNTKLHLFDLLDPNGYAIYNQDDQVAEDIIKLNIKNTLNYGLNKNSTIRGEINSDTLSGLKMNVFYRDKKYEINSKLIGTFNAYNILASFAAGVAFGFDFDIIKNGIESLEGVRGRMECVYDNIFVDFAHTPVAIGNLLKSLRRYTSGRLIIIFGCGGDRDQKKRPEMGRIASENADFVILTSDNPRTEDPENIIKDIVSGIKGDNFTIISDREEAIAYGVKIKNPDDILVIAGKGHEEYQILKDRVIPFDDVRVVKNILGLKDYVL; this comes from the coding sequence ATGCGATTAAGTGAACTTGTGGCAGGACTAAACTGTCGGATATATAATTTTAAAGATATCAAGATTGAATCACTTGAATTTGATTCACGACGGGTTAAACCGGGCACTCTTTTTATTGCGCTTAAAGGCAATAAATATGATGGTCATAAATTTATAAAACAGGTGGAAGAACTTGGTGCCGTTGCGCTTGCTACTCAGGAAAAGGTTGATAGTCCGCTTCCTCAGATTGTTTTTGATGATACAAGAAAATATATGGGCAGGATTGCAAAAAATTTTTATGGCAATTTCCCAACCATTAAAATTATTGGAGTAACAGGCACCAATGGAAAAACCACCACAACATTTTTGATACATTCAATATTGAAAAAAGCCGGCTTTGAACCAGGTTTGATAGGGACAATTTTTTACATTGGGAAAAATAAAATAAAGGCGGACAGGACGACTCCAGAGAGCCTTGAGATATTCAAATTAATTGATAACTTCCAAAAGGACGGTGCAAAGAGTGTTGTTATGGAAGTTTCTTCTCATGCTCTGGCATTGAAAAGGGTAGAAGAACTCAGGTTCTATATTGCGATATTTACCAATCTTTCACAGGACCACCTTGATTTTCATAAAACAATAGAAGATTATAAAAATACAAAACTACATCTTTTTGATCTTTTAGACCCCAATGGTTACGCGATCTATAATCAAGATGATCAGGTTGCTGAGGATATAATAAAATTGAATATAAAAAATACTTTGAACTATGGATTAAACAAAAACTCAACAATAAGAGGTGAAATTAACAGTGATACGCTTTCTGGTTTGAAAATGAATGTTTTTTACCGCGACAAAAAATATGAAATTAATTCAAAATTGATCGGAACTTTTAACGCCTATAATATTTTAGCAAGTTTTGCAGCAGGTGTGGCATTCGGATTTGATTTTGATATAATCAAAAATGGCATAGAATCACTTGAAGGTGTGAGGGGAAGAATGGAATGTGTCTACGATAATATTTTTGTTGATTTTGCCCATACGCCAGTTGCCATTGGAAATCTATTAAAGTCTCTGCGTAGATATACATCGGGGAGGTTGATAATAATTTTTGGATGTGGTGGAGATCGGGATCAGAAAAAACGCCCGGAGATGGGCAGAATTGCAAGTGAGAATGCCGATTTTGTTATTCTTACTTCAGATAATCCACGAACCGAGGATCCAGAAAATATTATTAAAGATATTGTGTCGGGTATAAAAGGTGATAATTTTACAATCATTTCTGATCGGGAAGAGGCTATTGCTTACGGGGTCAAAATAAAGAATCCCGATGACATCCTGGTTATCGCGGGCAAGGGTCATGAAGAGTATCAAATCCTCAAGGATAGAGTTATTCCCTTTGATGATGTTAGAGTCGTGAAAAATATCTTAGGGTTAAAAGATTATGTATTATGA